A region of the Clostridium estertheticum subsp. estertheticum genome:
TCCTCTTCATTATATCCGAGCTGTTGCTTATGTATCATGTCAGATTCTGCAAAAACAGCACATCTTCCAGCTATTCTAACAGGTGATTTTGATTTTAATGCATAGTGTCCAAAATCTTCAATAGGTATCTCTAGCCTTTCTGCTTGCCTATCAAGAAAAGACCCTGTACCTGCTGCACATACTGTATTCATTGCAAAATCTGTTACAATACCATTTTCTAATAATATTATCTTTGAATCTTGACCTCCTATTTCCAATATGGTTTTTACTTCTTTGTCAATTTCAAGGGATGCAACTGCATGAGCAGTAATTTCATTTTTTACAATGTCTGCACCTATTAAAAAGGATGCCATTTGTCTTCCACTTCCAGTAGTTCCAACAGATTTTATTTGCTTAGTATCATATTTCTTGTTTAATACTTTTAATCCGTCTTGAATTGCTTTTATAGGTTTACCTTTTGTTCTTAAATATAATTTTTCTATAACATTTAATGAATTATCTAATAGTACAATGTTAGTACTTACAGATCCTACATCAACTCCCATATAGTACATTGTTTTTTCTCCTCTCTAACATATC
Encoded here:
- a CDS encoding acyl-CoA dehydratase activase, with the translated sequence MYYMGVDVGSVSTNIVLLDNSLNVIEKLYLRTKGKPIKAIQDGLKVLNKKYDTKQIKSVGTTGSGRQMASFLIGADIVKNEITAHAVASLEIDKEVKTILEIGGQDSKIILLENGIVTDFAMNTVCAAGTGSFLDRQAERLEIPIEDFGHYALKSKSPVRIAGRCAVFAESDMIHKQQLGYNEEDIIGGLCEAMVRNYLSNVGKGKQIRSKIFFQGGVAANIGIKAAFEKALNTEVYVPVHYNVMGAIGAAILSKEKTMKIGKTNFKGFEIAFNNFVPRNIECNGCGNNCEVIAIKDGEKTVGCFGDRCGKWSNKMEFKKRDIR